CGATGGTGATGTGCCGGGCAGCCGCGTACCGAACGACATCCCTGATCTGCTCCTGCGTATAGAAACCGCTGTATTCTTTGCCGTCGTATTTGAACGGGTAATTTTCGGCGTTGTGCCCAACCACGGTTTCCTTCCGCTTCGAGCCGATTTGCGTCAGTTTGGGGTACTTCTTGATCTCAATCCGCCAGCCCTGATCGTCGGTCAGGTGCCAGTGGAAGGTGTTGAACTTGTGCAGCGCCATCAGGTCGATGAACCGTTTGACAAACGACACCGGCATGAAATGACGGCTTACGTCGAGCATCAGGCCCCGGTAGGCGTAGCGCGGCCGGTCGAGAATCTGGCAGGCCGGAATGGCCCACGTTACGCCGGTCACTTTCGCGGGACTAAACACCTCGGTCGGCAAGAGTTGCAGCAACGTCTGGACGGCGTAAAAGTAGCCTTTCGGGGTTTCGGCTTCCACCACAACCCGGTTGGGCGATACGTTCAGGATGTACCCCTCGGGGCCGCATTTTCCGGCTTTGTGGGCCTGAAAAACAATGTGTTTGCCTCTTACTAGGGCGGGCGTCGTGGGGGCAACGGCAACCGGCAAACCGCTGGCGGCTTTTAGTTGCGTAACCAGCGTCTGGGCGGCAGCACGCTGGCCCGCGTCTTTGGCCCCCACCAAAACCCGCGTTGCGGCCGTGACGGTGAACTGACCGCCCTGGCCCGAAAACTGGGCCGGAAAGGGGAGAAGGTTATAAGCGTTGTCGGATTGGGCAAAAAGTGAAAACGAAAGCGTTAGGCCGAGCAGAAGGGCAACAAGTAGTCTCATCAGCAAGAAAACGGTGGTTGGCAAAAACCAAAGGTAGGCAAAAATGCCCTCACCGCTTACAGATTACGAGCAACCGGCTTCTTTCAGGAGCGGGTCCGCGAGTTTGAAAACCGTATGAAAGCTGGCTCAAGGTCAAAACAAAACCAGCTCCCCGGGTATTTTCGGGAGCCGGTTTTGTTTACAGAACGTTATAAAACGTTACAGGGAACGGGTAAGCCACTGGTTAATAAAGTGCTTCCCGTTTTCGTACAAAATACCCCGGATCAGGGTTTTCAGCGCGGTATTATCAACCCGGCCGTTTGCGTCTTTGGGCAGGAGCTGCCCGCCCCCGTTTTCCTTCCGGTACGCTTCTTCGGCCACGGGCAGCCACCGAATCAGGGCGGCCTCCAGCGCAGACGTTTTGCTGGCGTCCCGGCAGTTGATGAGGGGATTGATCAGCCCGTCGAAATCGCTGCCGATGGTGATGTGTTGCCAGGGATCTTTGTCGGTTCGGATCTGGCCGGTCGAAACAACGTGCAGGATGTTGAAGCACATGGCCAGCGGATGCCGTTCTTCTTTAGTCGGAACCAGAAACGATTCGGCCGGATCGATCTTTTCAACGGCTAGCTTTTTGGATAAATCCGGAAAGAAAAACCGGAATTCTTCCGCCGACAGGTATTCTTCTTTTTCGCCTTTCCCCAGCGCGTTTTGCCAGCCCAGAATCCGCACGTCCAGGCTAATTCCAATCAAACCGTTGCTGTTCAGCACCTCTTCAATGTCTTCATCCATCAGATTGATGGTCCACGGATTGTAGGTAAACGTCTTGTTGATGGTTCCCCACTCGCCAGCTACTCTTCGCTCGGTTTCCACCCTGACAACCGGCGTGTTGCTGGCCTTCAGCCGGATTACCGTTGCTTCGTTCAGGGCGGCTTTCCACTCATCGACCGAGTAGCCGGTCACGCCCATATGGCTCGCGATGATCGGCAACTGGTAGCCTTTCGACCGGCGGTATTCGTAAAAGTCCAGACGGGATTTTAAGCTCATGTGCTTGATATCAATCAAAACCGGAGCCGCTTCGGAATTGGGGGCGTCGGAAGCGCCCGTGTTTACCCGGAGCGTGTAAGCCTGATCGATCAGGCGTTTCCCGGCGGGTGTAATCCCGTTTCCGATCGGGTAAGCCGCTTCGTCCTTCAGCATTTTGAGACCAAACGCGTGCGTGGCAATCAACTGTTCGGGAATGTGCGACAGGTGCGTAATGACGAGCGACATCAGATCGAGGTCGGAATCCCAGAGGGCTTGCTGCAAATGCTGTAAACTCTGGGCCGCGTCGAGGGCCGGATGGGCTTTGAAATCGTCGACCAGCGGAGTTGAGGCACTGGTATGCAGGAGATCAAGCTTGCCGGGCTGACCAATCAGCGTTCGGCACAGGCTGTGGGCTCCTTCCAGTGCCAGGGTCAGATTCGGTCGGTCTGTGGCGAGCGGAGCCGGTTTTTTGCGGGAGAGCAGCGTCACTTTATCCGCCTGGTGCAGCGTCTGGTACAAACTCAGTTCCCGAATGAACAGCTGATAGTACGAAATCTGGCCCGTCCGGATTTTATCCATGTAGGTCTGATCAACCGGGCTGGTGAAAAAACTGGAGTTCAGGACAAAACCAAACAAGCCCTGTTTCTGGGCGAAAAGCCGTTCAATCGGGGCAATGTTGGCCACGCCCAGCGTTACCTGGCCTGACTTGAGCTGACTGAAGCAGGACTGACTTTCCAGGATATGAAGAAATTCTTCTTCCAGAAAATCGGTCAGCGGGTTTTTCAGATCAATGGGTTCCAGCAGCGTTTCTGCCGCCCGGCTCGAAGGATATTGCCCTTCAAAATCACAAATAAACTGTTTAAAAACCGGGTGAAAATGAAAATCGAAATAGTGGGAAGCCGCCATGTCTTGGTAGAGGGTTGAGGTTACTGCTTGAAAAATTCACGCAACAAAGCTTCGGTGCCGACCGGATCGCCCAAACCGGTGGATTCAACGGCCCGAACTGGCGGGCGGGTGGTGAACGCGTCGAGGGCCAGTTGGCCGCGCGGGGTCAATCCGGTGGTACTTTCGGTCGAACCGGGGCGCAGCTTCCGGCGCAGAATGTTCCAGATAAAGTGACCCGCTTCCACAAAACCGATATCCCTGGGCAATTCGGTTGAGATGGTTTCATACGCATGGGTCAGGGTGTCAGCGTCCGGCAAGTCGGCGTTCAGCAGCGCATCAATATCCAGAATACCGACCCCGTATACTTCAAACATCTTGGGCGTCCACCCATTCGGTTTGCGGGCGGTCTTTTTCAGGGTCGTCCGGAAGGCTTCGACGATCTGCCAGGGAAACCGGTATTTCTCGGGCAGATCGCGAAGGTGCTTGGCTTTCCAGAGCATAGCCGCCGAGGCTACGTGCGGAGTCGCGTAGCTGGTGCCGTCGCCGTACGACATGAATTCGTTGCCTTCTTCGTCGGTAATCGGTACGTAAACGCTTTCGCCCGGAGCCGCAATGTCGACCGTGGTTCCGTTGCTGCTGCCTTTCCAGGGGAAGTCTTTCGGGTTGGTGGCCGCTACCGCAATCGTGCCGGGATAAATGGCCGGAGCTACCACCAGCTCGACCTGGTTGCCCGCGGCACAAACCCAGATGATGCCCTGTTCGTAAACCTCGCGGGCAATGGCCGCAAACATGGATTTGGGATACGTACCCATACACATGAACATCACGTCAGCCTGGCTCTGAATCGCGTAGTTGGCCGCATCCACGAGTTCTTTCCCGCGCCCCAGCAAAATAACCGACCTGGCGATGCGGTACGGGATCAGTCGGGCCAGCGTTTTTCCGCCAAAGGTCAGCAGGCCGCTGTTTCCGTTGACGGTATTGGGGTCCGTCTGCAGGGTGTTTCCGACGGCAATGCTGGCCGTTCGGGTACCGTGACCCGGAAATTTCAGGAGTTTTCGCTCCATCAGATCACGGGCATCGGTGTCCTGGTCGATAAAATCAAAATCCTTGTCGGTATCGTATCCGGCAAAGACCTTGGAGTGGGTCGAATAACCGGTGTCCAACTGCACAAACCGCAATTCGCCCAAATGATCGCGGATTTGCTGCCAGTCCGCGTTTTTCATGCGCTCGGTATCGTCGAGGCAGTTGACGGCCGACCAGTTCCACCAGCGGTGGTAGGAAGCGGGTATAGTGACTTTCCGGGCTTTTTCGACGCAGACCGAATCGCCGAAATTTTTCAAAAATTGCTGTTCTTCCTGCTGCCACGTTGCCAAACCATTGCTTTTGCCGGGATTGAACGATTCGAATCGGTCCGGACCGTTGGGGTCGGCATCAACGCCAATGTCGGTCAGCGTTTCCAGGTCCGGCTCGCAGCTTTCTACGTGCGGCAGCGTTTCCAGTTGTTGCGCCAGTTCCCACGGGTTGCGGTTGGAGCGGAGGGTTAAATACCGTTTTCGCCGGATTTCGGGATCGAACGACGACGGAATCAGGGGCGTTTCATCCACGAAACCTTCCACCAGCGTGCTGGCCCGCCCTTCCCAATCGTCCTGCAAAACGGGCTGGCTGGAGAGGATAATTTCAAAATAGTGAAGCCGGTCGGCCGGCAAGGCGTTTTCCTTTTTTTCGGAGACCGGAGCGGTTGTGCGGGCTGGCCGGACTTCGGCGGGTGCGGGGGAAGGGCTCATGATGGTGAGGGAGGGGGTTTGAGCTTCAATGATCTGGCGCCGGAGGGGTTGCATTGCGTCCGGCACCGGCATGTTGCTGAATGCTTCAACAATACAACTGACGCGGACACCTTCGTTGCCAATCCAGTCGATTTGCTCGTCGGCGTCGCCGGGCTGGACAATGGAGCCGTCTTTTCGCAGCCAGTTGCCCGCGGTATCCTTGCGGGGAATGGAGCTGTGGTGCAGCGCAACGACCGCGCCGGTGCCCAGCCCCAGTACCACACTGCCCGACGAGCCGGGTAAGGTGTCCGATTCGTAGATTAGAAAATTGTCCGTCAGGGTAATCAGCCGGATGTCTTTCAGGACCACTTTTTTGTAGTCGCCCTTCGGGTGCTGAATTACAACGCAGTTTTCACCTTCAATGATTTTACCGAGCGAGCTATCCATCTGGATGTACCCAAACCGGTCCAGGGCTGCTCCTTCAGAACCGGTGGTTTCAACCGCTACGAGCGTAAAGTCACGTCCGTCGAAGGGGAAATCACGCCGTTCCTCGTAGGTTGAGGTTAGGAAGAACAGGTCGGGACGGAGGTTGAAGGTAACGGGCGTCAGCACCCGGCCGTCGGGATCGAGTTCGTAGTTAAACTGGGCCTGCGAACGGCGGGCGGTTTCCAGATCCGGTAAAACATGATTGTTGGTAATCAGTACATTGGGGCTCACCAGAAACCCCGTGCCGTACCCGCTAACCCCGAACTGATTCTGGATAATAATCCGGCATACACTGGATGCACTGCGGAGGATCTTCCGGACGATCGATACATCCTGAAAGTTGGGTACGCCGTTTATCCGCTCCAGCGCTTTGTCCAGACGAACACCTTCCCGGGCAATGCGTTTGGAAAGCCGGGCCGCGTCGTTGGTAATATCCGTTAAGGATAACTGGCCCGTCCGGTTTTGCTGAATACCGCTTTGAACCCGTTCAATTTCGTTTAGATGAGCCGCATAATTCGCATAGGCCCGATCGCGAAGCAACGACTGCGCTGACTCGAAAAAGTTAGTCTGTGCCACCGGTTGAGGATTTAGGGATGGAAAAGCTTGTCGTTTTTGACAATTAACGAGCAATCTTAAAGAGAAAAGAAGTCGTTTTATTAAAGCTTTGAGTAACCGGTAGATGCGATGAGCGAACGGTTGTTTAATTATAAATAGTTATAGGTATAACGTCTTCGTGGGCATCAATTTGCTCTTTATTACTTCTTGTAAATGATTGGTTTTATTCGTGACGGGCTGAATTTATAGATAGGTAGGTATGTGATTTGCGGACTTTATAGAGCGCTCTGTCGGAAGCGAATGCTTTTGTAGAGTTCTTATTGTCAGTGTGTTTGTTAATTGATTTTGCAGTTGGTTAAATTTATTTGTTTCTGATTCCTTGTTAGCGATGAGTAGTTGTCTGTTTTATTAAAAGAGTTTTTTTGGAACGGTTATTTGTAATAAAGTAGAATATATGTTCAACTAAGAGAATTATAATAGCTCACTGTTGGCCGTTCTGTAAAGGCTACTTAATTTAGCTTGATGGTAAACGATAGTTTACCGAGTATAAAACAAAGCAGCAAGACCGGGTTCGCCCAGTCTTGCTGCTTTTATCTACAAAATTGTGTAGTCGTTATAACAGGAGCGTTAGCCAGATAAACGATTGGAATAAACACGTTACTCGGCTCGTATCCGAAAAATTGCCCCCTGCATGGTTTCGTCCACCCGCAACTGGCACGCCAGCCGACTGTCAGCATCCGCATCGGGCAGCGTATCGAGCAGGTCGCCCTCCGCATCGTTAACCGGCGGCAGGGAATCGGCGCCTTCCAGCACGGCGACGTGGCAGGTTGCACACAATGCCATGCCTCCGCAGGTGGCCTGAATGGGGTAGTCCGAGGCTTTCAGCACTTCCATCAGGCTCAGGCTAATGCCTTCCGGAATTTCCAGCGGCTGTCGGTCGCCGTTACGGTCTTCTATGGTGATGTGAATCATGGTAGTAGAAAAGAGGAGTTAGAAAGGAGACAAGAGGTTCCGAGCTACGCTATCGCAGATCATTTCTCTCCCGTACTAACTAAAAAGTGGGTATTCCGTTGACAGTGGTGTATTTGAAGCTTAATTTCTGATCAGGATAAACGTATTGAAAGGCACTCTGGCACATCAGGGCGGCTTCGTGGAAACCGCACAAAATCAGTTTCAGCTTGCCCGGATAGGTGTTGATGTCGCCGATGGCGTAAATCCGTTCCACGTTGGTGGAGTAATCTACGGTGTTAACCACAATGGCCGATTTATCGATCTGGAGCCCCCAGTCGGCGATGGGGCCGAGTTTAGGCGTCAGGCCAAACAGCGGAATGAGGTGATCCGCGGGCAGCTTCGTAACGGTTTTGTTCTTGGCTGTAATCGTAATTTCCTGCAAATGCCCCTGGCCCGAAACGCTGCTGATGTTCGATTGCAGAATCAGGTTAATCCGGCCTTCCTTCGCCAGTTCAAATACTTTTTCGGCCGAGTCGGGTGCGCCCCGGAAACTGTCGCTCCGGTGAACCAGCGTTACCTGACGGGCAACGTTGGCCAGAAAAACCGTCCAGTCGAGGGCCGAGTCGCCCCCGCCCGCCAGTACCACCCGCCGGTCGCGCAGGAGTTCCGGATTCTTAACCATGTAGGCAACGCCTTTGCCTTCAAACTCTTCGAGTCCGGTGATTTCCGGTTTTCGGGGCTCAAAACAACCCAGTCCGCCCGCAATCACCACCACCTGGCAGTGTACCACGGTTTGCTCGTTGGTGGTAATGTGGAAGGAACCGTCGGGCTGCCGGTCCAGGCTTTCGACGCGCTCACCCAAAGAGAATGAAGGATGGAAAGGAGCAATTTGCTCCATCAAATTGTCCACCAGCGTTTGGGCTTTTACGTCCGGAAAACCGGGAATATCATAGATCGGCTTCTGGGGATAAATTTCGGATAGCTGCCCACCCACCTGCGGCAGGGCGTCGATCAGGTGGCAGCGCATTTTTAACAAACCAGCTTCAAAAACGGCAAACAGCCCCACGGGCCCGGCGCCGATAATGCAAATGTCAGTGGTAATCATTGTCTTTGTCAGTTACTGTTTCAATGGCTTCTGGTGTGAATGATGTCGGTGTCGCCGGAACTTTTAAAACCGTAAAAGTCCAACTTATCTGGCTCTGGATGTAGAGATTCCGGCAGCGAAACTTCGGGAACGGCCCTTACAGAGTCGCTGCTGCAACCCTCTTTCCAGTGACCTGGACATGCTGCAAAGGTAAGCGCCAGGAAAAGAAATGCTATAACTTTACGTATTGTATTGCGGAATACTGTATAACTTAATGTAATTTTCTCTTTACTTCAAAGGGATTGGTACAAAAGCGTAGGTTGTCGTAAAAAGCCGCTTTTTCGTCGTAAAATGAAATATAATTATTCCGGTAAAGCCGCCAATTTTGTAGCCGTAGTTGAACGCTACTTGCCAATACAGTAAACAACATCAAACCATGAGAAACCAAGTACCTGCCGCGACACTCGTCGCGAGTAAACCCATGTGGGTTAATGGCTCATTTGCCAAACGCGCGGTTGCCATTCTCCTTGCCGCTACCACGTTACTGGTAACCAGCTGTAAAAAAGACGAAGTAGATCCTACCCCCGACCAAACCGGCACGCTAACGGCTAATGCCGGGGCTGATCAGCAAGTGCAGGTAGGTGAAACCGTTAAATTGGACGGTAGTGCTTCGGCCGACAGCAAAGGAACTCCGCTGACCTTCCAGTGGACGGTTGCGGCCAAACCCGCTAAAAGTACGGCCGCCATTTCATCCGCAAACACAGCCAAGCCGACCTTCGTACCCGATGAAGTGGGAGATTACGAACTGGAATTAACGGTTTCCAACGCCAACGGAACCAGCAAGGATAAAGTAAAAATTGCCGCTACGGTGGCCCAGCCGATTGTTCTCGACCAAAGCATCAAAGTTAAAACCGTTTTGACCGACCGCGTCGCCAACCCGGATCTGCCGGATTACATCGTCACGAAAAGCATTGCGGTGTCGCACGAGCTAACCATCAACCCGGGCGTTGTGATTGCCTTCGAACGGGATACGCGTCTGGATATCAATGATGGCGGTGGATTGATTATCGCCAAAGGAACCGCCGAGAAGCGAATCCGGTTTATCGGAGCCGAAAAATCCAAAGGCTACTGGAGCGGGATCATGATTTACTCGGGCAGCAACGCCAACGTACTTGAGTATATCGACGTCATGCACACGGGCAGCCGCTCACTCATCAGCGCCACCAAGGCCGGTATGGCCCTGTTTGGCGGAGGGAAAGCGCAGATTGCCCTGAAAAACAGTTTATTCTCGGAAAACGACGGCTACGGTTTGCTCGTTCAGGAAGGTGGTATTCTGCGCGAATTTGCGGCCAACACCTTTACCAAACACACCGAAGCCGGGATTTTGCTGGACCCCGCCAACGTTCACAAATTGGACCAGGCTTCGGTCTTTACGGGCGAAAACGGCCGGAATGTGATCGAGATCAGAGGCTATTACCTGCGGGATGGCAACGACGTGACCTGGGGTGGTTTCAAAGATAAAACACCGTATCGTCTGGTGGGTGACTTCGCCGTTGAGTCCGGATTGACGCTGAGCCCCGGCGTTACGATTGAGTCAGATCGCGACGTAATGATTATGATCAACAGCAAAGGATACCTGATTGCGAAAGGGACAACGACCGAAAAAGTGACGTTTACTGGTTCAGACCGTACGAGCGCTTCCTGGAAAGGGATGATGATCTATTCCAACAATTCACGGAACGTGATCGAAAATGCGGAAATCAGCAACGGGGGTAGCCAGGTCATTGTGTCGGGTAAAAAAGCCAACCTTGCTCTGTTTGGCAATGGTTACTTATCCATTAAAAATACAAACATCGCTAAAAGTGGGGGCTACGGAATCTACGCCAGCTACGGCGCTACTCTGAATGCAGATGCCTCTACGGCCAATACCTTTACGGCGAACGCCCAGGGGAATGTACAGCTTGAAAAATAAAGTGACAGAGTTTTGAGATTAAGGGTTTAGGGATAGTAAATACAGCCCGGGACAGCTTGTGCCGGGCTGTTTTGTTTAAAGACCGGTTGACTTGAATATTAACCGAATTTTCTAATTTTAGCCCAAATGGGATAAAGTCAAAAAGATGCGCTATTTTGTCCTGAAAAATCTCAGTTTAATGAAATAATTGTCAGACAATAGCGTATTAAGGAGAACCTGCCAGGTGGTAATTCGTGAAAAAGTGAAAATAATTTACGGGCAGGGAATCTCTGATGAACAAGGATTTAGACCCGGAATCTGGCCCTGCCTGGTAGGCTATACGATAAGATTAACACAACAATTGCAACCACTTTCTGGTCGTATGGGTCTTTATGAAAATAAAGGAACCACCTGTTGGAGCAAATAACCGGTTCATGAATAACTAATTTCTTGCAAAATGGTTTGATTAACAGCCACTAGCAGAATTGGAAGAACGGTACCTGGCCTGATCCGATAGCGTATCTCCAGCAAACTCGACACTAAATGAACAACCTGATTGCGTACGATAAGTATTTAGCCCGGCTTGTAATGATCTGTTTTTTTCTGCCCAACCGGGTGCAGATTTTTATCCTGATGGGCGTTTTTATTTACTGGGCCGTCAGAGATAATTTTTTCGTTAAAGACCAGCATTTTCGCCCCTACGGAGGAGCTTTACTTTTAGGCAGCATTTACCTGCTCTACGCAGTTTGTGCTCCGTTTACCAATTCGGCCTATCAGTCCGATGTTTTGTTTGATCTGGAGCAGAAAGCCAGTTTATTCGCGGGGCCCTTTGCGTTTCTCCTGATGCAGCCCCAAACGCGGAAAATCATCGCTGGCGAGCTTATTTACTTTGTCTACGCCTGTTTTATATCCTGTCTGGTGGGCAATTTATTTTATCTGCACGAATACGGCTGGCACGTAAGCAGTCCAGACGCCCACATTCAATACCGGCTTTATTTTGAAAAAATTACGGGGATGCACCCAACCTACATGGGGATATACCTCTGTTTTGCCTCGGCGATTCTGCTGATTTCTCCGAAACACCGGCAGCAGGTGAAGGGCTGGAAACTGGTAGCCGTTCAATTCCCGTTGTTCTTATTTTTAATGGCCCTGATGCCCAAAGCGCCGGTTATTGCACTCTTCGTGATTCTTTGTTATTACGCCTGGATCAATCGGGCTCAGAAGCACAAATTTGTGCCAATTTTGGCCGTATTGCTGATCTCGTTGTCCATCGCCTGCATTTCCATCCCGTTCAGCAGCCAGCGCATCGGCGAGTTTTCGGCGGTGCTAGATGCCAAACCGAACGACAATCCGATGGATAACTCGGTGCAGATGCGCCAGGTTATTTTGTCGGTTGACCTGGACGTGTTAGCTCAGAACTGGGTAACAGGCCTTGGGCCCGGTGGCGTTGATCCGGCTCTGAAAGCCAAGTACGAGGAGTATGCCCGCCGGTTAAACGTCCCGTTGGAAGCGTTCGATACCCACAATGAGTACCTGAATCAATGGCTTTCGTTTGGCCTGATTGGCATTACGTTGTTTATCCTGGTGCTGGGAATCCAGTTTGCCAATGCCGTCCGTCGGCGTGATCACTTATACGCGATTCTGCTGATGATTTTTATCGTCACCTTTTTTACCGAAAATGTCTGGTCGCAGCAAAAGGGCATTACGTTTTATTCCTTCTTTACGTCCCTGTTTTTCTTTGTCGGCATGCGCCTGCAACCCAGTCCGGTAGAAGCCGAGCCGGTTTTGCAGAAAAACACCAGCCGGCCCAAAAAACTGGTGCATGAGATTGGTTAACGGCTGACAGTTAGGAATTTAAGGCTAGAAAATGACGATTCGTTTAGCTACTTTAGACGATGTTCCGGCTATCCTTGAGTTGATTCGGCGCGTGGTGCCACTCATGCGGGCGACCGGTAATCTTCAATGGGATAATCAGTATCCCAATGCGGCTGTTTTTGAGAAAGACATCGCCCAGAATCAGCTTTGGGTGACCGAGCTTGATAATCAGTTGGTGGGGTTAGCCGCCATCACCACCGATCAGGAGCCCGAATACGCCGAAGTGGGTTGGGACCTGGCCGAAACCGCCGTTGTGGTGCACCGGCTGGCGGTCGATCCGGCCGTTCGGGGGCGGGGTGTTGCGGCTCGGCTGATGAATCAGGCCGAAGAGGTGGCTCGCCAGCGTGGCATCGGCGTGCTACGGATTGATACCAACACCCAGAACGAAGCCACCCAACGGCTTTTTCCCAAATTAGGCTACCAGTTTGCCGGTGAGATCGGGCTGGGCTTTCGACCCGGTTTGCGGTTTTTCTGCTACGAAAAACGGCTGAAAACTTCCTGAAAAGCATTTTTCAGCAATAGAAGACGGAGATCAGTGCCGGTTTGCGCACAAATTCTATTTTTACCGTAAAAATAGGAACGATGGTACGCATTCTGTTCGCCCTGACCTTGCTGGGCCTGACGCTAGTAACTGCTTTCCGGCCGCTTCGGAAAACCCAGAGCCGGAAAGACCCCCGACCCAATATTGTTTTGATCGTGGCTGACGACCACGGGCGCGAAGCCGTCGGTTGCTACGGGAATCCGGTGGTTAAAACACCCCACATCGACCAGTTGGCGTCCGAAGGGGTCCGGTTTACGAACGCGTTCTGTACAACGGCCAGTTGCAGCCCCAGCCGGTCGGTGCTGCTGACGGGTCTGCACAACCACGCTAACGGAATGTACGGTCTGGAGCACCGCGAACACCATTTCAGTTCTTTTGATACGGTGCGTTCGCTGCCGGTTATGCTGCAAAAAGCCGGTTACCAAACCGCCCGAATCGGCAAATTTCACGTGGCTCCCGAGCGGGCCTACCATTTTCAAAAAGTGCTTCAGGGGGGTAAAACCAACGATCCGGCTTCCATTGGCCGCAGTCCCGTAGAAATGGCTGATCTGTGTTATCCCTTGTTTTCGGAAGCGGCCGAGAAGCCGTTCTTTCTCTATTTCGCCACCGACGATCCGCACCGGAGCAATACCGTGTCGGCCAGCGGTTCACCGGTTTTCAAAAGTGATAAAGCCAATTTGTTTGGCAATCGGCCCGGTGGTTATCCGCAGGTGCACGATGTTTTCTACCAGCCTTTTCAGGTTCGGGTACCGCCGTATTTGCCGGATACGCGGGCGGCCCGGATGGAGTTGGCGCAGTATTACGAATCGATCAGCCGGTTGGATCAGGGAGTGGAGCGCCTGGTCGCCCTGCTGAAAGAAACGGGTCAGTACGAGAATACCGTGATTGTGTATCTTTCGGACAATGGCGCGCCGTTTCCCGGATCGAAAACCACCTTGTACGAACCCGGTATGAAGTTGCCCCTGATTATCAAACTGCCGAAACCGCAAAAACCGGGATTTGTGCAGGACGCCCTGATTTCGTGGGTCGATCTGACGCCTACGCTGCTGGATTTTGCCGGGGCGCTTTCGGATACGGTTTA
This Larkinella insperata DNA region includes the following protein-coding sequences:
- a CDS encoding S8 family serine peptidase gives rise to the protein MAQTNFFESAQSLLRDRAYANYAAHLNEIERVQSGIQQNRTGQLSLTDITNDAARLSKRIAREGVRLDKALERINGVPNFQDVSIVRKILRSASSVCRIIIQNQFGVSGYGTGFLVSPNVLITNNHVLPDLETARRSQAQFNYELDPDGRVLTPVTFNLRPDLFFLTSTYEERRDFPFDGRDFTLVAVETTGSEGAALDRFGYIQMDSSLGKIIEGENCVVIQHPKGDYKKVVLKDIRLITLTDNFLIYESDTLPGSSGSVVLGLGTGAVVALHHSSIPRKDTAGNWLRKDGSIVQPGDADEQIDWIGNEGVRVSCIVEAFSNMPVPDAMQPLRRQIIEAQTPSLTIMSPSPAPAEVRPARTTAPVSEKKENALPADRLHYFEIILSSQPVLQDDWEGRASTLVEGFVDETPLIPSSFDPEIRRKRYLTLRSNRNPWELAQQLETLPHVESCEPDLETLTDIGVDADPNGPDRFESFNPGKSNGLATWQQEEQQFLKNFGDSVCVEKARKVTIPASYHRWWNWSAVNCLDDTERMKNADWQQIRDHLGELRFVQLDTGYSTHSKVFAGYDTDKDFDFIDQDTDARDLMERKLLKFPGHGTRTASIAVGNTLQTDPNTVNGNSGLLTFGGKTLARLIPYRIARSVILLGRGKELVDAANYAIQSQADVMFMCMGTYPKSMFAAIAREVYEQGIIWVCAAGNQVELVVAPAIYPGTIAVAATNPKDFPWKGSSNGTTVDIAAPGESVYVPITDEEGNEFMSYGDGTSYATPHVASAAMLWKAKHLRDLPEKYRFPWQIVEAFRTTLKKTARKPNGWTPKMFEVYGVGILDIDALLNADLPDADTLTHAYETISTELPRDIGFVEAGHFIWNILRRKLRPGSTESTTGLTPRGQLALDAFTTRPPVRAVESTGLGDPVGTEALLREFFKQ
- a CDS encoding 2Fe-2S iron-sulfur cluster-binding protein, with the protein product MIHITIEDRNGDRQPLEIPEGISLSLMEVLKASDYPIQATCGGMALCATCHVAVLEGADSLPPVNDAEGDLLDTLPDADADSRLACQLRVDETMQGAIFRIRAE
- a CDS encoding NAD(P)/FAD-dependent oxidoreductase, which gives rise to MITTDICIIGAGPVGLFAVFEAGLLKMRCHLIDALPQVGGQLSEIYPQKPIYDIPGFPDVKAQTLVDNLMEQIAPFHPSFSLGERVESLDRQPDGSFHITTNEQTVVHCQVVVIAGGLGCFEPRKPEITGLEEFEGKGVAYMVKNPELLRDRRVVLAGGGDSALDWTVFLANVARQVTLVHRSDSFRGAPDSAEKVFELAKEGRINLILQSNISSVSGQGHLQEITITAKNKTVTKLPADHLIPLFGLTPKLGPIADWGLQIDKSAIVVNTVDYSTNVERIYAIGDINTYPGKLKLILCGFHEAALMCQSAFQYVYPDQKLSFKYTTVNGIPTF
- a CDS encoding PKD domain-containing protein; this translates as MRNQVPAATLVASKPMWVNGSFAKRAVAILLAATTLLVTSCKKDEVDPTPDQTGTLTANAGADQQVQVGETVKLDGSASADSKGTPLTFQWTVAAKPAKSTAAISSANTAKPTFVPDEVGDYELELTVSNANGTSKDKVKIAATVAQPIVLDQSIKVKTVLTDRVANPDLPDYIVTKSIAVSHELTINPGVVIAFERDTRLDINDGGGLIIAKGTAEKRIRFIGAEKSKGYWSGIMIYSGSNANVLEYIDVMHTGSRSLISATKAGMALFGGGKAQIALKNSLFSENDGYGLLVQEGGILREFAANTFTKHTEAGILLDPANVHKLDQASVFTGENGRNVIEIRGYYLRDGNDVTWGGFKDKTPYRLVGDFAVESGLTLSPGVTIESDRDVMIMINSKGYLIAKGTTTEKVTFTGSDRTSASWKGMMIYSNNSRNVIENAEISNGGSQVIVSGKKANLALFGNGYLSIKNTNIAKSGGYGIYASYGATLNADASTANTFTANAQGNVQLEK
- a CDS encoding O-antigen ligase family protein, with protein sequence MNNLIAYDKYLARLVMICFFLPNRVQIFILMGVFIYWAVRDNFFVKDQHFRPYGGALLLGSIYLLYAVCAPFTNSAYQSDVLFDLEQKASLFAGPFAFLLMQPQTRKIIAGELIYFVYACFISCLVGNLFYLHEYGWHVSSPDAHIQYRLYFEKITGMHPTYMGIYLCFASAILLISPKHRQQVKGWKLVAVQFPLFLFLMALMPKAPVIALFVILCYYAWINRAQKHKFVPILAVLLISLSIACISIPFSSQRIGEFSAVLDAKPNDNPMDNSVQMRQVILSVDLDVLAQNWVTGLGPGGVDPALKAKYEEYARRLNVPLEAFDTHNEYLNQWLSFGLIGITLFILVLGIQFANAVRRRDHLYAILLMIFIVTFFTENVWSQQKGITFYSFFTSLFFFVGMRLQPSPVEAEPVLQKNTSRPKKLVHEIG
- a CDS encoding GNAT family N-acetyltransferase, with protein sequence MTIRLATLDDVPAILELIRRVVPLMRATGNLQWDNQYPNAAVFEKDIAQNQLWVTELDNQLVGLAAITTDQEPEYAEVGWDLAETAVVVHRLAVDPAVRGRGVAARLMNQAEEVARQRGIGVLRIDTNTQNEATQRLFPKLGYQFAGEIGLGFRPGLRFFCYEKRLKTS